The DNA window TACCTGCAGGGAGGTGAGCGCCGGGCACGGCTCCGTGGGGGGGGCACGGCTCCGTGGGGGGGGCACGGCACCGTGCAGGTGGCGCTGACACCCCGGTCCCCGCAGACTGCGTGGAGTGCATGGCGTGCTCGGACAACACGGTGCGCGCCGGCCTCACCCCCAAGTTCATCGACGTGCTCACCCTGTGCGAGATGCTCAACTACACGCCGGCGCCCAGCAGCTCCAAGATCTTCCCGGCCGTGCAGAGCCCGCTGGACCCCAGCGTCTTCCTCTACGACCCGCCCGTGCCCGACTTCACGCTGATGAGGATAGAGGTGAGGccgctgggggggctgcagggaaaagcgagctgctggcacagctgggcCGGAGCCGCTGGGGCGGGAGCATCCCGGAGTTGCTCAGcttttctgctgggctgtgctcgGCGTGGTTTTGGGCTGCGGCACCCGCCTGCGCCGGGGACGCCGCGTCCTGGCTGTCCTTTGTAGGGCGTGGAGCGggctgggtgggaagggaccttaaagcccgCCCAGTTCCCGCCCCTcgagcccaggctgcccaaagcccacCCGGCCTGGCCATAACCAcccccggggagggggcagccgCAGCTCCTCAGCCTCCCAGTTTGGCCTCTTGGTTTCTTGCCGCGGGTTCGCTGGTGGCACGGGGAGGATGAGCGCGCCGGGGACACCTGTGTCACCCCGGGCAGTGCCACGAGCTCCTCTCCACCCCAAGTTCTTCTTGCTCGGCTGCTCGAGCCACCCTGGGCgtggggaggatgaggagggcgatggggctgtggggagggggacGAAGGAGGAGGGAAGCCGCAGAGAcccgagcggcggcggccgctCCCGTTGCAGATTCCCTCCTCCATCAAGCTGTACCTCGTCTCCGCCGTGGACTCGGCCAGCATCCTGCTGGTGGTGCAGGGCACGGCCGTGGGCACCTCCACGGCCGCCGCCTCCGAAATGGCCCTGCGCCGCGGCTCCGTGCTCTTCGTCTCCGCCAACGAGAGCATCTCCCTGCGCCTCTCCTCGCCCGACGGGATGCTGCTCTTCCgagcctgctgcctcctctgaGCCCGCCTCGACGCCCCGCGGTAGATAGAAACCAAAGTAGTCCTGGCCGATCGCTTGGAAGCCGCCCCCAAAGTGAATCCCAAAGCCGCCCACCCCCGGTTTCGTGAGAGAAGCAGCTGGGCGCCCACCCTGCGCCTCCTGAGGTGACTTTTTGGGACGCGGGGGGGCCGCGTCCCCCTGGCGCCACGGCCCTCACCGGTGCTGCTAACGCCCTGCGGcgtggggctgctgcggggctcCGGGGTTTTGGGGTTCCCCTCGGGACTGCTGCTTACCCCTGCCGATGTGACGCTCGCTGAGGCTCCCCCCGGGGGGCAGGAGGTGTTGGGTCGGCCTCAGGTGGTGCTGggcgtccccgtccccacgggGGGCTTACGGGGTGCTGGGCCCGGGGGTCCTGGGGTGACTGGTGCTACTAATAAAGCGGTGATTTTGTCCTCAGCGCTGCGTGCGGGGCAGGAGGGGGTCTCTGCTGCCTCCCCCGGCCCCAAATTGGGTCCCCCCCTTGAGTCCCCCCTTCCCCACCCGTGGGGAGAGCAAATGGATGTGGGGAGGGAGCGGGAAGACACCTCGAGTAGCAAGATCCTTTTATTGAGTGCTTCCTCGGATAGGATACAAAAAAAGGAGAGCGTTCCTCTCCGGAGGCCGAGCGTTTAAATAAGGTTCCTCCCTAAGACACCGGCTGTCCCTTGTCGGGCAGCAGGACCCTGATTTAAGGCAGCTTATGAGACCGGAACGGCCCCGGGGGGGAAGAAATCTTAATGTGGAGGCCGTCGGTCCCTTCCTGAACAGCAGCGGGGGCtcgcagcagggagcaggagcaccGGGAGCTCCCCGTGCACCCCAGGAGCCCCCATCTCCTCCCGTCCCACCCCAGCCGGGTGACAAGTGGCACTGAGCCACgcgcctgctgctgccccgtgTGACACGGAGACCTCGGGGTGCAGTGCAGCCCCTGGGGCGCCACCAAACGCCCCGAGGGCCGTGGGGAGCGGAGGCTCCGGAGCTGTCCCGCGCCCCCCGCGGGGGCGGTGCCTACTGGAGCACGCAGCAGAGGGAGTCCCCGAAGCACCACGGGCACGGGGCGGCGGCGGGTTTCGGGGGGATGAGGTCCAGGTCCTCGTCGTCAGGGACCTCGTCCAGGTGGTAGccgtcctgcagcagctgccggCTCAGCTCCTGGTTCACCTGCCGGGGGAGACGGAGCTGTGAAACCCCCCCCGCACCCTCCGACGTGACAAAACCCCCGCCTCGTGACACTCGCGGTCTGGGTAACGCCACGGTGGAGCGCAGGCACCCGGGGGTGGCACAGGGGGACAGAGCCCGGCGGGTTTTGGGTGGCCTCAAAGCCCGGCAGGGCCGCGGCAGCGCTCAGCAGCTCTGCGAAGCCCCCCGGCTGAGGGGGACGCGCGCAGAGCAGGGGGCAGTGCTGGATTTAGCGATTCCCCGACGTGGAGGCGAGGTGGGGGAGCCCACGGGACcgcgggggggccgggagccAAACCTGGACTTGCCTCGGCGGAGGAGTAGCCGGAGGAGCCCCTCGATTCCAGCTCCCCATCGCTGCGAGGAGAAAAAAGTCAGAGTGGGCGCCACGAGCAGGGGGCTGCTTGAAAAGCCCGAGGATTTGAGGGCGGGGGCGGCTGCTGGACTTAGGGCACGCAGGGCATTtcgctgctgcctgcccagcccaTCAGGGAGGCACCTTCAGGCTCTCCAAGCGACCAAATCGACCACAAAAAATGGGGTTTGGAGGctttttttaatgaggtttAGAGGGTTTTAGGTCGCCCCTCAGCGAGTCCCACCCCGATCCTCCCCAGCCCGTCAGCCCCGTGCCCCGAAGGAGGGCGCCGGCCGCTCACCTGCCCGAGCTGGGCGACACCAGGCTGTCCTCTGCCACCTGGCTGAGCGCCACGTAGCCCCCGCGGGACCTCGCGGACCTGCTCGGGGACACGGACGGGTGCCAACGGGGCCGCAGGGgcgaggggatggggagcagcgGCAGGAACCCGCGGCCCCAGCGCCTGTGTGCCCGCCGGCCTCAGGGCACCGCCAGCACcgcagcacccccagcctccgGTATCCTCATCTTCTTCCTCCCAGCATCCTCATCCTCCCAGCATCACCATCCTCCCAGTACCCCCATCCTTGTTTTCCCAGTATCCTCACCCCCATCCTCCCAGCATCCCATCCTCATCTTCTCAGTACCCTCAAATTCCCCTCCCAGTACCCTCATCCTCACCTTCCCAGTATCCTCATCCTCCCAGTATCCCCATCCTCAACCTCCCAGCAAGCCCGTCCTCCCACTATTCCTATCATCCTCCTCCCAGtatcctcctcatcctcccagTATCCCCATCCTCCCACCATCTCCATCATCATCCTCCCAGTATTttcatcctcatccccatcctccTGGTATTCTCCTCATCCTCCCAGtacccccatccccatcctcccagcccctgcccattCCTGGTTCACCCCAAGCCCTTCTCACGCAGCTTAAAAACCCCggttttggttaaaaaaaaaaaaaaaaggggggggggggggctccaaCCTTTTAGCCGCTGCCTTCGCCGGgggcccccccagcagcccgtGCCATCGCGGCGCCGCCTTCGCCGGCTCCCGCGGCCGCTCTGCAAGCACCGGGGGTGAGAGCCCGaagcccccgcggccccgctggGGTTTTAGGGCTGGCTCGGGGGCGCCCCTAAGGCCACTTACGCAGCTTGGCGTGGCCGGCGGGGGGCCTGCAGAGCAGGTAGGGCCCCCTCCTCTCCGCCCCGTCGCTGCCCCGAGTGCTCGGCCGCCTGCTCTCGCCCCGGGGCGgctggaaaggagaaggggagagtTGGGGCCTGACCCTACAGAGCTCCCTGTGTGCGCTGTGTGGCCCCTATAGCGCCCTGCACATGCTGCGCGGCCCCCGTGCGCTCGCTCTGCCTCTGTACGGCCTCTGCCCTACGCAGCCCCTGCCCGACCCCGTGCCTTGGTGCCTGCACCCCTGTATGGCCGCGTGCTGCTCCACGCGTACAGCCCCACGCTGCCCCGTACACACGCTCAGGCCCTATACCGCTCCTGGAGCGCAAAGCCCCACACTGCCCCACAAATACACGCCAGCCCCAGACTGCTCCCCACGCGCACAGCCCCACACGAACCCCCAGCCCCATATAGCCCCACACAGCCCTATAGAAACCCCCAGCCCCATACAACCCCAtacagccccacacagccccatATAACCCCATATAGCCCCAtacagccccacacagccccatATAACCCCACACAGCCCCACATAACCCCATACAGCCCCACATAACCCCATACAGCCCCACACGTATACCCCAGCCCCACATAGCCTGATATAGCCCCATACacgagcccccagccccatatAACCCCAtacacccccccagccccatgtaACTCCATACAGCCCCATATAACCCCGtacagccccacacagccccatATAACCCCATATAGCCCCAtacagccccacacagccccatATAGCCCCACACAGCCCTATAGAAACCCCCAGCCCCATATAACCCCAtacagccccacacagccccatATAACCCCACACAGCCCCATATAGCCCCACACAGCCCTATAGaaacccccagccccacataACTCCATACAGCCCCACATAACCCCACACAGCCCCACACGTAtaccccagccccacacagcctGATATAGCCCCATACacgagcccccagccccatatAACCCCATacaccccccagccccatgtaACTCCATACAGCCCCATATAAGCCCGtacagccccacacagccccctACGGCCCTGTATAACCCCCTACAGCCCCGTAtaaccccccccacccccccacccccccggcccgcccctcaccgcccggccccgccccgccccctcccggcccgcagccccgggcccgccgccgccgcccgtcGCCATggccgcgcggccccgcccccgccgcctcccATTGGCTGCGTTGGCTcgcgggggcggggcctgcgGCGCGCATGCGGGGTGCGGAGGCGAGGCGCTGCGCACCTCCAGCAGGCTCCGGGCGGCCGCCGCGACCGCGCTCGAAGGGGCCCGGGCGAAAAGGTTCCGGGGCTGgtttatttatgtttttgtttatgtttttgctgttctttgccCAAACGCCTCGGCCCTGAAATCAGAGCTCCCCCACACGCTCTGCTGCTAGCACAGAAGGGTTTCTGCTCCCTCGTTCCTGTTCACCCTAACAAATAACCACACCAGGTTGGTCAGGCCAAGCTTCCCTTTATTAGGCCCGGCCCGCACCACAGCATGGCGGCGCAATAAAGTTATGTGAAACAAGAGACGGTTTTAACACCACAGCCCCGCGGCGGCTGCACACAATCAGGTCGCGTCAGGAGAATGTTCAAGTAATGCACCTGCAAcggaaaagacagaaaagccgTTAGAAAGCGGCCCGTTACCTCATCAGCTCCCAAACACGTCACTGCCCTCACTCATCTTCACCCAGAGCCCAGCCCTAAGggtcacattaaaaaaaaaaaatctggaatatGACAAAAAATTCTGGGTGTGACACTAGCTGTCTCTCCAGTTAAGAGGCTGCCTTCACATAACTCGGGCTCCATGAGAAGTTTTGTTTCGGGCTTTATTTCAGTCAGGGTTACTGCATGTTAGGCCTCAACTAAACGTAACGATGGATCCTCATTAaccacaggagctgctgctcactAACAATGCTTCCATGTCTTACAGTTCCTGTGTAACCCTGGCATTGATGCTGCAGATCTAAATCTTGGTTATAGTCCTTCCCAAGTTTACACAGTGCTCAGAATTCAGCTTTTTAAGGCGGTAAAACAAACGGCCTCCCAGAACTCGAGGCCACTGCCATCGGGACCAAACGCTACACACACTGCTCCTGAAATTATCCGTGGGTGTCCCGCACACGGGTCAGTTAAGCTCTGGCTGTGCTACAGCTCATCTGCTTGTTCTGTAAGCATGGGGTCCTGCAAATTAGCAGAAAAGAAGCTATTTTAAGTGCAAGGTAAAGGAACTTCAGGGTTGTTAGGTGACCGTCAACAGTGGGGCTCATTTGCTAGCATGAGAGAGAAATGAGCACCTCCCCATTTTCTAAATTGGctacaataaaatgaaagcttgaGCACTTCCAGAGGAAATGATCCTTCCATTTGCTAAAAAGGCTTCTCAGGAAAAGCTAATGAGGAGCAAAGGCCGACACCCTGCCAGCCAGGCGCTGCAACACCCCTTTGTCCTGGCAACTCTTGGCTCTGGAGGCCTGAGCACCTTTGGAAAACATGACCGGCTCTTCCAGAAGGGCTGTGCTTACAGGTGGTGGGTCGAACACCTCGATTTTCCCTATCAGTGCGTGGGTACTCCTGAGCTAGAGTTCCCCACGCCTTCAGGATATTGCAGGAGACATCCCAGGGCTGCGCAGTCCCACAGGAACTGCTCTGTGTCGTGGGTCTTGCCACTTAAACCAAGATCAAGCTTCACAATAAAACCTCATTCTTCCTTCAATGCTCAAATTTCCCAGTTACAGCCAGGGAACTGTTAACACCCCCCTCATGTCACAAGGCCATATGTTTTTCAGACACGTTTCAGTGTCACTAAAGTGACGTCTTCCTATCAAGAACCTCGATACGAGCCTGAACTTCCTTGCCTTCATGAGTTTGTGGAAGGCTGTGAGGAGCACTCTGGCTTTGCCAGAGGAGTTTTAGGGTACACGAGTCCCAGGCCAGGAGCCTGGGAAGCGAGAGCATCCCTTACCAACATGGTTTATGCTTTGTCCAGGCCCAGTTCCTCTGGAGTGGAGATTCCTAGTTCACTCAAAGTCGGCCTAAGTTCCTGGATAACGTACGGATAGATTTCCTTGTGAGGTCCTGCCTTGTCCTACAAGAAAAGGAAGGGTGTTAGTTGGAGAGCAAGTCCAGCACCCTGCAAATCCAGCACCAAAGACCCCCACCGATCACTCACAGCTGCAAAGCACCCCAGAGCAACGCCGAGCTCCTGTCTTGGGGATTTTCAGAGTATTAACAGTGACACCGCTCCCTGTGTAACGTCAGCTGGATGTGACACGTGTCCTGTACCACACGAGACTAACGCCTAGCCGAGGGACGCTCTGCGTCTTGTTTCCAACCTGTTCCCTAAGATGTAAGCAGCCCCTCTGCACCACCGAGAGGAAACCTAGAAaaactctgcagaaagcagcagctgcaccctATGCCCCCACCCCGCTCACCTTCACGACCTCCAGGATGCGGACCGCGCTGGCGAAGTCGTTTAACCGTCTGCACGCCCTCAGAGCTGCATCGATGATTTTTGGTTCCGGAACCAGGTCGTAGCCCACGAGCGTGTTTATACCTGTGAGCACAGGGAAACATGGAGTAACTCGGCCCAGGCTATCAAAAGAAACCTGCTAAGCGTTGTTTTGCTCCAGCTCATGAAAGAATTAATAATTAACACACCACCAAGAGCATCTGACTGGCACTTTCATTGCTATTTTgaacaccaccaccccccccccgccaaggGCGTTCTTTTGCTCTTCTCCCTCTCACTGTCGCTCACTGCTATACCTATAACCAGCTTTTAAGTTAATTTTGTGAAATCCCAGTGGGCCAGTAACATCCACGCTCCCCAAAGCGGTGTATGTGGCAAGCCAGCTATGGAACCATGAAGAAATCCAAACGACTTTGTTCCTCCCGGTGCAATGCAGGCAGCctgttctcttcctctccttccaaGGGGAAGGACCCAACACTGGTCACCCACGTCACGCGGGAACGATCCCTCTGTCGGTTATTTTAAGCCCTAATTAGGATAGTTTAATAGCAGCCGGCAGCTCCACAGCAAGCAATGTGTGGAGACAACCAAACAGTCTGCAGCAAATTAC is part of the Cygnus atratus isolate AKBS03 ecotype Queensland, Australia chromosome 11, CAtr_DNAZoo_HiC_assembly, whole genome shotgun sequence genome and encodes:
- the FAM219B gene encoding protein FAM219B isoform X1, with protein sequence MATGGGGGPGAAGREGAGRGRAPPRGESRRPSTRGSDGAERRGPYLLCRPPAGHAKLQRPREPAKAAPRWHGLLGGPPAKAAAKRSARSRGGYVALSQVAEDSLVSPSSGSDGELESRGSSGYSSAEVNQELSRQLLQDGYHLDEVPDDEDLDLIPPKPAAAPCPWCFGDSLCCVLQ
- the FAM219B gene encoding protein FAM219B isoform X2 — translated: MATGGGGGPGAAGREGAGRGRAPPRGESRRPSTRGSDGAERRGPYLLCRPPAGHAKLQRPREPAKAAPRWHGLLGGPPAKAAAKRSARSRGGYVALSQVAEDSLVSPSSGSDGELESRGSSGYSSAEASPGEPGAEPAAAAGRLPPGRGP
- the LOC118258127 gene encoding cytochrome c oxidase subunit 5A, mitochondrial — translated: MLPAAARLLLLRRPAAAGLRAAALRRPPGPAAVLHARCYSHGSQESDEEFDARWVTYFNKPDIDAWELRKGINTLVGYDLVPEPKIIDAALRACRRLNDFASAVRILEVVKDKAGPHKEIYPYVIQELRPTLSELGISTPEELGLDKA